One part of the Vicia villosa cultivar HV-30 ecotype Madison, WI linkage group LG6, Vvil1.0, whole genome shotgun sequence genome encodes these proteins:
- the LOC131609192 gene encoding pectinesterase-like, giving the protein MANQETLLDKPRKSLPKTFWLILSLAAIISSSALIVSYLNKPTSFFHLSSAPNLCEHALDTKSCLTHVSEVVHGPTLANTKDHKLNTLVSLLTKSTTHIQKAMDTANAIKRRVNSPREETALNDCEQLMDLSMDRVWDSVLTLTKDNVESQQDAHTWLSSVLTNHATCLDGLEGTSRVVMENDLQDLISRARSSLAVLVSVLPAKSNDGFIDESLNGEFPSWITSKDRRLLESTVGDIKANVVVAKDGSGKFKTVAEAVASAPDNGKTRYVIYVKRGTYKEKVEISKKKTNVMLVGDGMDATIITGSLNFIDGTTTFNSATVAAVGDGFIAQDIGIQNTAGPEKHQAVALRVGADQSVINRCKIDAFQDTLYAHSNRQFYRDSYITGTVDFIFGNAGVVFQKSKLVARKPMSNQKNMVTAQGREDPNQNTATSIQQCDVIPSSDLRPVQGTIKTYLGRPWKKYSRTVVLQSVVDGHIDPAGWAEWDAASKDFLQTLYYGEYSNSGAGAGTSKRVTWPGYHIIKTAAEASKFTVTQLIQGNVWLKNTGVAFIEGL; this is encoded by the exons ATGGCTAACCAAGAAACTTTGTTGGATAAGCCAAGAAAATCCCTTCCCAAAACATTTTGGTTAATCCTCTCTTTAGCTGCTATCATAAGCTCATCAGCCCTTATTGTTTCTTATCTCAACAAACCAACCTCCTTCTTCCACCTCTCTTCAGCCCCCAATCTGTGTGAGCATGCTCTAGATACAAAATCATGCTTAACTCATGTATCAGAAGTGGTTCATGGCCCAACCTTGGCTAACACAAAAGACCACAAATTGAATACACTCGTGTCCTTATTAACTAAATCCACCACACACATTCAAAAAGCTATGGACACGGCGAACGCGATTAAGCGCCGAGTTAACAGTCCTAGAGAGGAGACAGCTTTGAATGACTGTGAGCAACTAATGGACTTGTCCATGGATAGAGTTTGGGACTCAGTGTTGACTTTAACAAAAGATAACGTTGAATCACAGCAAGATGCACACACATGGCTAAGCAGTGTGCTCACTAACCATGCCACTTGCTTGGATGGTTTAGAAGGTACATCTCGGGTCGTGATGGAAAATGACCTTCAAGACTTGATATCAAGAGCTAGATCTTCTCTCGCCGTGCTTGTTTCTGTTTTACCTGCAAAGAGTAACGACGGATTCATTGATGAATCATTGAACGGTGAATTTCCCTCATGGATAACGAGTAAGGATCGAAGGCTTTTGGAGTCTACAGTTGGGGACATAAAGGCCAATGTTGTGGTGGCTAAAGATGGGAGCGGTAAGTTCAAAACTGTGGCTGAGGCTGTGGCATCTGCACCAGACAACGGTAAGACAAGGTATGTTATCTATGTGAAAAGAGGAACCTACAAAGAGAAGGTAGAAATCAGTAAGAAAAAGACGAATGTGATGCTCGTCGGTGATGGTATGGATGCAACAATAATCACCGGCAGCTTGAATTTTATCGACGGAACAACCACTTTCAATAGTGCAACTGTTG CTGCTGTTGGGGATGGGTTTATAGCTCAGGACATTGGGATCCAAAATACGGCAGGCCCAGAAAAGCACCAGGCAGTTGCTCTCCGCGTAGGCGCTGATCAATCTGTCATCAACCGTTGTAAAATTGACGCATTTCAAGACACTCTCTACGCACACTCCAACAGACAATTTTACCGTGACTCCTACATTACCGGTACTGTTGACTTTATCTTTGGAAACGCAGGTGTTGTGTTCCAGAAGAGTAAACTCGTGGCACGGAAGCCCATGAGCAACCAAAAAAACATGGTCACGGCCCAAGGTCGAGAAGACCCAAACCAGAACACTGCAACTTCAATTCAGCAATGTGATGTCATACCAAGCTCAGACCTCAGGCCTGTGCAAGGCACCATCAAAACATACCTAGGCCGCCCATGGAAGAAATACTCCAGAACTGTTGTGTTGCAGTCCGTCGTGGACGGCCATATTGACCCAGCAGGATGGGCTGAATGGGATGCTGCGAGTAAGGATTTTCTACAAACATTGTATTATGGAGAGTACTCGAACAGTGGAGCAGGTGCTGGTACCAGTAAGAGAGTGACTTGGCCTGGTTATCATATCATCAAAACTGCTGCAGAGGCTAGCAAGTTTACAGTAACACAGCTCATCCAAGGTAATGTTTGGTTGAAGAACACCGGGGTGGCCTTCATTGAAGGCCTGTAG